GTTGTCGAAGCCGACGAACGTGCCGCCGCGCAGGATCTGGGCGTCGGTGAAGGAGAGGATGACGGTGTTGACGAACGGCCAGAGGCTGAACAGCGCCACCATCAGCAGGCCGGGGGCGAGGAAGAGGTAGGGGGTCCACCACCTGCGGTGGACCAGCCCGGTCTCGACCTCCATGGCCGCGAGGGCCTTGCGGCGCCGTCCGGCGGCGGGCGTCATTTCTGCGCCGACTTGGCGAGCAGCTGGTTCGCCTCCTCCTGGGCCTTGCGCACGGCCGTCTTCGGGTCCTGCTCGCCCTGGATCGCCTTCTGCATCTCGCGGACGACCGCGTCGCCGACCTGGTTCGTCCACTGGACGGGGGTGTTGGCGTCGAGTGCGGCACTCTTCAGCTGCTCGGCGCCGATCGCGCGGGCGACCGTCTCGGCGTCCCTGCCGTCGCCCCGGTCCGCGAAGCGCGGATCGGCCAGGCCCCGGGCGTTGGACGGGTAGATGGTCGCGTTCTTGGAGAACTCCACCTGGTTGGGGCCGTTGGTGACCCACTTGGCGAACTCGCTCGCCGCGTCGAGGTGTTTGGTGTCCTTCTTGATGCCGAGCGACTGGGCGTAGATGCCGATGTGGCCGAGCTTGCCGGTGACGGCCCCCGCGACCTGCGTGCCGGCGTAGATCTGCGGGGCGTTCTGCTTGATGTCCTTGACGAAGCCCGGGGAGCCGGGTCCGAAGACGAGCTTGCCGCCGCCGTAGAGCTGGTTGATGTCGTCGGACTTGAGGAGGGACTCCTTGGGCATGGCGCCCTTGGCGTACAGGTCCTTCATCCGTTCGACCCACTCGACGGCCTTGGGGGTGTCGAAGACGAACCGGTCCTGCTGCTCGTTCAGGATCGGCACGCCCATCTTCTGCCAGTCCCCGGGCAGCCGGCCCTTGGGGTCGGCCATGAAGGCGGAGTACCGGCCGCCCGACGCCGCGGCGATCTTGTCTGCGTAGTCGAAGAACTGCTCGACGCTGGTCGGCGGTTGTGCGGGGTCCAGGCCGGACTTCTCGAAGAGCTCCTTGTTGTACGTGAGGATCTCCGGGGTCACGTACCAGGGATACGCGTACACGCCGTCGCCCTTCCCCGGGAGCTTGAACTGCTCCCAGGACCCGGGGACGTACTCCTTGGCGACCTCGGGGTCGAGCCCCGCGACGTCGGCGAGCAGGCCGCGGTCGCCGAGGAGCTGGAAGGAGTCGGTGGACAGGTTGACCACGTCGGGGAGGGCTCCGGCCTGGGCGTCGGCGACGAGCTTCTCGTTGTAGCCGTCGCCGGGCACGTCCTCCCATCTGACCTTGGCCTCGGGGTACTTCTTCTCGAAGGCGTCGATGACGCCTTGGACGTACGCCGTGAACTTGGGCTTGAGCTGGAGGGTGCGGAAGGTGATCTCGCCGGCCACCTTGCCGCTCTTCTTCGCCTCCGGCACCTCTGCGGCGCCCCCGCTCACTCCGCAGGCGCAGACCGAGAGGAGCGTGCCGGCCACGAGCGTGGCGATGGCTGTACGGGTCGCGTTCGAACGGGTCATCGTCGCCACCTTCAGGGGAGTTCCGGCCTCACTGCCGGAGCGCGCAGCCCACGCTGACCCCACATCTCGATCGCGTCAATGCGGCCAATGTCCCGATGGGCGGGTACCCGTAGGTCCCACATTGCGACACCAGGCCGACAGGCAGAGGAAAGTCGCGGAGTCAACACCGCAGCGACCTGCACTAATGCGCTTTAGTTCTTAACCGGTCCGAGGTGATATCGATTCCATAACAACCTGTTCTGACGTCAGATGTTGACTCTTTAAGGCTGGTTCGAGAAGCGACGCACTAATGCGGTTTACCTAGCGGCCCTGCCGTCCGGTTCGAGCAGGGTCTTCCCGGCGGCATCGACGACCTTCCCCACCCCGAAGACCACTGCCGCAACGGCCGCGATGCCGAGCACCAGCACCACTCCGCAGCCGATCAGACAGCCCTTGCGCTGTGCCACGTCCGTTCCTCCGTACCTTGCCGGTCCTCGCTGTCACCCAGATCTTCGGGGGCCACGGGGACCGTGCGCCGTCCTCCAAAGTCTTCGGTGCCCGCAACGATCGTCGTTCGAGGTCGGACCCCCTCATCCGTGTATACAAGAGGAGAGGACGATACGGACGAAACGAGAGGAACCCATCGTGAGCGAGACCATCGAGCCTCTGATCGTCGTCGGCGTGGACGGTTCGAACCACTCCAAGGAGGCCCTGCGCTGGGCCGTTGCCCAGGCCAAGGCCATCGGCGGGCGGGTGCACGCCGTCATGAGCTGGGAGTGGAACACCAATCCGTTCGCCCTGGGCCCGGGCACGGGCGCGGATGCGGGCGCGGGCGCGCCGGGCGATCCGGTCGGCGCCGAGGAGACGGCCCGCCAGAAGCTCGCGGACACCGTGGCCTCGGCCGTCGGCACCTCGCCCGGCGTTCCCCTCTTCCGCCGGGTCGAACAGGGTTCGCCGGCCCAGGTGCTGGTGGACGCCTCCAAGGAGGCGGACCTGACGGTGGTCGGCACCCGGGGCTACGGCGGTTTCAAGGGGGCCCTGCTCGGCTCGGTGAGCCAGCAGGTGGTGCAGTACGCGGCGAGCACCGTGGTCGTCGTACGCGAGGGCGCGGACGAAGACTGAGCCTCCACCAACCTACGAAAGTCGTTTGTATTCGGGCCGGCCGTGCGCCAGAAGCCGGGCTTCGGCCGTGACCTCGGCATCGAGCTGGGCGAACGCCCTGTCCCCGTACTTGACGATGTCGTACTCGTCATCAAGCTCGGCAAGGCGCTCCGCCAGTGGCAGTTGATGACCGAACCGCTGGTGGATTCGCAAGGCAAGGTCTCGCGGTGTCAGCTTGCCCGCCAGCAGCTGGTGGGCGAGCGCGCGCACGGCAGCTTCCTGCCCGGCCTCGCTGTCGCGCGGGTAGAACACGAGGTCCAGCTCGGCGAGTACGACGGGAAGCAGGTGCGGCACGTCGTAATCCGCCTCGGCGCGTGTGTATCCGGCCAGAATGCGGAGTGCCGGGCTGTCGAGTCCGGCAACGAGTGCTGCGCAGGCGGCCTCAACGACATCGTGCGCGCGGGCCTCGCCGATACTCCAGAGAACGGCGAGATCCTGCAGGTCATCGGCTGCTGCTTCGATCGGGGACACCCCCGCATGATCCCCCGCACGGGTGATCCCGTCGAGCATGTTTCGACCCGGCGCCTTCAGGTTGGCGGGGGCTCGCTGACGCCCGGCGCCTCCGCGACCGTCAGTTTCCGGGGGGTGTCAGGTCCGCGGGGTCGGTGTTCGCGCCGCACAGGACGACGGCCACCCGCTCGCCCAGCGGCTCGGGCGAAGTCCGGACGGCCGCCAGGGCCGTGGCCGCGCCCGCCTCCACCACGATCCGGTGCTCCTCCCACAGTGCGCGCCGGGCTGCGGTGATCGCCGCGTCCGGGACCAGGACGGACCGTACGTTCTCCTCCTGAGCGGCGGCCAGCGCAGCAGCCGAGACGCGGGTGGCGCCCAGCGAGTCGGCCGCGACCGAGTCCACGGCCACGTCGACGAGCCAGCCCGCCTCCAAGGCCGCGTTCAGGGCCCGGCAGTTCTCCGGCTCGGCCGCGACGACCCGTACGCCGTGCTCGCGCGCCGCGGCGGCGACACCGGCGAACAGTCCGCCGCCGCCGACCGCGACGACCACGGTGTCCAGACCGGGCAGCGCGGCCCGGATCTCGTCCAGCAGGGTGCCCGCGCCCGCCGCGATGAGCGGGTGGTCGTACGCGTGGCTGCTCAGGGCGCCGCTGGCCGCCGCGAACTCCTCGCACGCGGCCAGCGCTTCGGCGTACCGGTCGCCGACGAGCCGTACGTCGGCGCCGTAGCCGCGCAGCCGCTCCACCTTCACGCGGGGCGCGTTGGCGGGCAGGAAGACCG
The Streptomyces sp. NBC_01296 DNA segment above includes these coding regions:
- a CDS encoding serine/threonine dehydratase, which codes for MEQQLDYAAVRAAADRTAGSVRPVAVVPAAEGLWYALEYLQHTGSFKARGARNFLAAHREAGTLPDAGVTIASGGNAGLACAWAARAQSVPATVFLPANAPRVKVERLRGYGADVRLVGDRYAEALAACEEFAAASGALSSHAYDHPLIAAGAGTLLDEIRAALPGLDTVVVAVGGGGLFAGVAAAAREHGVRVVAAEPENCRALNAALEAGWLVDVAVDSVAADSLGATRVSAAALAAAQEENVRSVLVPDAAITAARRALWEEHRIVVEAGAATALAAVRTSPEPLGERVAVVLCGANTDPADLTPPGN
- a CDS encoding universal stress protein, whose amino-acid sequence is MSETIEPLIVVGVDGSNHSKEALRWAVAQAKAIGGRVHAVMSWEWNTNPFALGPGTGADAGAGAPGDPVGAEETARQKLADTVASAVGTSPGVPLFRRVEQGSPAQVLVDASKEADLTVVGTRGYGGFKGALLGSVSQQVVQYAASTVVVVREGADED
- a CDS encoding ABC transporter substrate-binding protein; translation: MTRSNATRTAIATLVAGTLLSVCACGVSGGAAEVPEAKKSGKVAGEITFRTLQLKPKFTAYVQGVIDAFEKKYPEAKVRWEDVPGDGYNEKLVADAQAGALPDVVNLSTDSFQLLGDRGLLADVAGLDPEVAKEYVPGSWEQFKLPGKGDGVYAYPWYVTPEILTYNKELFEKSGLDPAQPPTSVEQFFDYADKIAAASGGRYSAFMADPKGRLPGDWQKMGVPILNEQQDRFVFDTPKAVEWVERMKDLYAKGAMPKESLLKSDDINQLYGGGKLVFGPGSPGFVKDIKQNAPQIYAGTQVAGAVTGKLGHIGIYAQSLGIKKDTKHLDAASEFAKWVTNGPNQVEFSKNATIYPSNARGLADPRFADRGDGRDAETVARAIGAEQLKSAALDANTPVQWTNQVGDAVVREMQKAIQGEQDPKTAVRKAQEEANQLLAKSAQK